tattctttcagtttttttcactttacttaaaaataataagaaaatcaatatttttggctgatgaaatgtcagaaatctgGGATTTGTACAGGTTTTTTGTGTAATCATAAATTCCTGCGGTTATCAGTGTGTTTGGGAGTTTACAGTACAAGGAGTGTCTTGCTTTAGTCCACAGAATAGTGTTATAATTCTAACAGCTTATAAGTTTTCAGGATTCCTAGCAGATTATAATTAATaaggtatttttttcatttattccaaCTATTTTCAACATTACCCACATGTGCTTTCCTCATCTTTTAATTAAACTGATATTACTGCTTTTTTCTGAAACATGATACTTACAAATACCGTCTTCTCTAGTAAATAGTCTTATCTCCCAGAAGGCAGTTTTGGCTCAGTGATTCCTTCCTACTTTTACAACCTAAATAACTTTACATTAGGAAAACGGTTCCAGTTCAAATTTCATTCCAGTGGGATTGAAATAGTCTTTATGTTTGACTATTCGATTTCAGAAAGAGGCAacatttggttttcattttataaatttctatactttttgaattttcattAGTTACCGTGTGCATGCATAGTGTTTATAACAATGAATAAAAGgaggttaaagaaaaataataagaatattaatttaaaaatttctacctTGCTCGAATCCAGGGTTTGGTGTGCATATTGAGGCTACTTCCCCAGCTGCCATGTTTTTCAGAAGCCAGAGGCAAAAATCCCCTTTCTGGGGCCAGCTCCTCTGCGATTGCCCTGATGTGGTAGGGCTCAAATCCACAGCACCCGCCAATGTACCTGACCCCCAGGTTGTAGGCCTCTCTGGCATACTTTTGTATGTCCCATCTGGTGGCAACTCTGGGCTCCAATCCTGTAATGAAATGTTATGGCATTTTGATTACTGTTCCCATTTTGGACATTGTTTTtcccaatttaaaaaactaaactttAGATAATGCATTCTTCAGAGAGCTCATCTTTGGTTAACATTGACTATTTTTGTCCTAGGCAGTCTTACATTATGAAACTGTACAATAATTGATCGTAGCTGTTTGAACTTTGTCACAATGAGAAATATTAATGCAAGGACCTCGAATATGACCTGAGCTTACCGAAGGGATATTCCGGGAGATCCACAAACCCCCCTTTGCCACAGTCGGGCGTGTGGAACCCCAGGGACTGCACCATGAGGTGCGCTTTCAGCCCCGCAGCCCCCAGGCCCTCCTTCATGAGTCCCACCGTCTTCAGGCTGGTCCCGGGCCCAAATCGGCAGTTCACGCCAACGATGGCAGCCCCTgcacaaagaaacaaaggacTTTTACATTCATTActcatctatttgtttgtttattctattTGGAAGGTACCTTGAGTTTAGTTATCTCCCTCCGTCTCCCAAGATTTAACACAGAAGGAAACTTTCTAGTCTGCTCTTTCATTTCCAAACTGCCCTCACAACATCAAGCCAGTGTTAACATTTCTTAGGCACCACCTGAACCGTTCCCACAGTATGGAGCTACATTACCTGCCTTCACCAGCCTCTCCGCACACTCTCCGGGGGCCACCTCATGCATGTCTCCCGCGGGGCCTATGCACATGGTCGCCGCCACAGGTTTGCCTGATTCTTTTAAGACTTCCACAGCCCACACAGCTTCTTCGACATGCTCAAAATACTAAGAGAAATATCATTTTTTCTACTGGTCCAAATATAAAGCAGCTTTTGAATAGTAAAAAACAGATGTTGCAAAACAGCTATAAAATTTACCAAATAGGCGATACAACTTGCTAAGAAATGTGTCTCTATCAGATTGACTAAAGAATACTGTGCTTATTAAATATTCTAATTTCTTGAACAATAACATATAGGTTTTCATTCTGGGGTCATTGATTCAGGGAGAGggtgattattatttaaaaaaagattttaaaagtaattgagtactggctcggcacctgtagctcagtgactagggtgccagccacatacaccagagctggtgggtttgatcccAGACCAGGTGTgccaaacaatgagaactacaaccaaaaaatagctgggcgttgtggcgggcacctgtagtcccagcgacttgggaggctgaggcaagagaatcgtttaagcccgagaattggaggttgctgtgagctgtgatgccacggcactctaccaagggtgacacagtaagactctgtctcaaaaaaattaaaaaagtaattgaGTACTTAATATCATAATTTTGAAGGAACAAAAGTTTCACTAATAAACTTTGGACTAATTTTTTATGAAACAAGGGTACTCTCTGAAAAATAATATAGTTTGTCATGCTTTGTATTTCCAAGTGCTTTCATATTCACTTCTGGTTAGATAATCACAAGTGCTCCATCAAGTAGGAAGGGAAATATGATTATTCTTCTGGAGGAGAAAACCGAGGGACAGAGTAGGAGCGATAGCTACTCAGTTTCTTTGCCAGTGGTGGACAGGACGCCTGGTCTGATAAACTCACACCGTCTGCAAGGTGCTTCACCCCCTTAAGTGCCATAACTGAAAAACTGATTTTAAAGGCAACTGGGAAAACCCAGCAGAAATCTTCCTATTTCTTCCCTCTTGAGTGAGAAACACACTGCAGAAGCAGGGTGTGAGGAGTAACAAGGGAAGATCAAAAGGCGGGTTCTCCGGCCAAACTCTGTTCCCATCCATCAGGAAAACAGAGAGGGCAGAGTCCCTGCCAGTCTCTGCGGGTGACTGTTCCCCAGTGGGCTGACAGGGCTTGGGCAGCACGAAGctttagggaggctgaggaggcaagGTTGTCATTAGACATCAGTAGTGCGACTGGGGCAAATAACAGTCTGGAGGCTATTTTCTTGTCCAGGGTAAAGACTTGGGTTGAGGAAATAGCAACTGTGTCGGGAAATGGGGAATGAGAGCTTTCTTTCTGGAGGTGGAGGGAAAAGAATATTCTGGGCCGATCAGTGACCCAATTCTTACTGATTCTGTCTTCAAAATGTCACTCACATGTTatagcttgagcaaaagcagaGAGGCAGGAGCGAGCACGGCATGGATGGAGGAGGATGAGGCAGCTGCCTCGGTGCTGAGAACCACGCGGGAgcctgtgtgaccctgagcagcTGCCCTCCCCTGGGCTCTGCACCCACACAGCCCCAGCCCACACAGGCAGAGCCCTCCTGCCAGGCCAcagtctccctcctcccactccagATTGCCGGTGCTCGGTGTTGGCTGCCACAACCACCCAGACCTTAGAGAACCAAAGGCTATGTATGGCCAGGCCGCGCCTGGGTCTGTCCTTCCGCTCCACAGAGAACTTGCACACAAAGGAGGGGATGTTGGCCTTGCTACTGTTCATGTCACAAATCTCTGACCACTCACAGGGGAGAAATGAGGGCACAAGGCCGGCCGATACCCTAACACAATTTGAAGGCTGTGTGGTTATTCCTGTCAAAAGAGGTTTAATCTTTTCTCTCTAATACTAGGCTTACCTCTGCAATCAGGAAGTCCACATTTTTCCTGGTAAAAACCTCTAGCTGTTGTCGAAAAAGTTTTTTAATTCTAGCTTCGTctttgtggtatttgtacacggATGTCTGGCAGATCCCGCCTGCTACCAAAGCATCACCTTTGCTGGCCACTTCCCTGGCGAGGTCACAGGCAACAGCATTTACATCTTCCCACTGGGGTTAGAGGGCGAGAGTTGAGATGGCGAGCCtggcattttaaaagtaaaatgtaacaTAACAAGGGAGGAAGTGAGCAAGAAAGACGAGCATCAGTCCCTTGTATGAACTGCAGTATTGAGAAGACAGCAGAGCGGGGTCAACCTCCCCTGTTCCTTGACTTTGTATTTCCATTACGGTTCTCACCATGCTGAGTTTGAATACCTTTATTTGTTAGCCTCCCATCCTTGACGGTGAGCATTTCAGATAGGGTCTTTGGCTTTGTATCATCTTTGTATCTAGCATAGAGAATGGACCGTAACAGGCACTGTGGGAATGTTGGTTGGTTGAAGGAGTCAATGGGCATTAACACAACTGTTAACGTTTACGCTTGCAGAATATTTCACAATACTTCCACACCCTTCATCTTGACTATTCTTTGCAACAGGTCTATGAACTTAACCAGTGCTCAGTGAAGTTACGCGTCTTGCGTAGACGCATAGCCAATAGGTGGCAGTTGGATGTCAAATCTGATTTCTCTTATTTCTAGGCTGATGCTGTGTCTTTTAGGACCTCCATGTCTCCAAATGGACAAGGCAGAAGAGAAGAATGTGAATTGAGAAGGCAGAAAGAACATCGACGAGGTGTATTTTCTCTCCAGAAAACAGCATAAAAAGATAGCCTTTCCAAGGGTTTATTCTATGTCAGTCTTATCCTGCCTTCTACCTAAGGGGGCAGGAaacgctctttttttttttttagtatacacagggtgcaaaaaaatgtatacacattttaagaaaaaaaaaaactggctgggtgtggtggctcatgcctgtaatcctagcactctgggaggccgaggcaggtggattgccctgagctcagaggtttgagatcagcctgagccagagtgagaccctgtctctaccaaaaaaaaaaagccgggcgttgtggaggctgaggcaagaggatcccttaagcccaagagttggaggttgctgtgagctatgatgccacagaactctaccgagggccacaaagtaggaaggaaggaagcacgGAAgttaggaagggaggaaggaaggaaggaccaggCTGGGCACTATGGCTCACACTTggaatctcagcactctgagaggccaaggttggagaatcccttgaactcaggagttagagaccagcctgagcaagagtgagaccccatctttactaaaaatagaaaaattagctgggtgttgtggtgtatgcctgtagtccaaactactcaggggactgaggcagaaggattgcttgaacccaagagtttgagttgttgtgagctaggtgAGGCCAtggtattctagcctgggcaagaaagtgagattctgtttcaaaaaatacatatattaaaattgtaataacaaaagatgaatacaagtcatgttgaacacctcttataattgcagaagtcaaatgtgacccTGGAcccagtggctcacccctgtaatcctaccactctgggaggctgaggaaagtggattgcttgagcttaggagtttgagatcagcctgagcaagagtaagaccctgtctctaaaaatagccaggtgttaatttatggctttcatatgaaagccataaccagttataacctaagaataggggtaaaggggaaagggaggggaggggagggaggggggaggtgggcagagggagggtgattggtgggattacacctacagtgcatcttacaagggtacatgggaaacttagtaaatgtagaatgtaaatgtcttaacacaataactaagaaaattccgggaaggctatgttaataagtgtgatgaaaatgtgtcaaatgatctataaaaccagtgtatggtgccccatgattgcattactgtacacaactatgatttaataataaaaaaaaatagccaggtgttgtggcagaggcctgtagtccaGGTTACtcaggatgaggcaagaggattgcttgagcccaagaatttgaggctgctatgagctatgatgccacagcactctactgagggtgacaaagggagactttgtctcaaaaaaaaagagaaagaaattaaatgtgacttgagtattacaaatttaatacagttttttcctttcttagaacatgtatacatttttggcaccctctgcgtATGTTTAATCATAACGAATTAATAGAAATTTATGTGGATTTTGTAACAAAGTATTGTAACACATCAAGTCAATACCATAGCTTCCCGGGAAGAGGTTACTTTTGTTGTAGGTGAACTCTCCTCCCCCACCATTACAGTTTACCTTGCTTTCCATATTGTCCTCACTGGCAGAAAAGGTGAAAGTCTGCATAACATTTGATCCGGCTCTCAAGAATTCCATGTGAAGCTGACGAACTACAAAgtcattgggtttttttttaattgaaataagagaataaaaatttGAGAAGCTATCATTTGCTGCAGCAGCTCACCCCTCCATCTCTTTCAGTCATTCCCGGATTCAAACCTCATACTGATAAAAAATTACAGCCTACAATCAGTAGACTCCAAGGGCAGGGCACACGGTTAGAGGAGCCTTGTTTGTCCTGCTGACCTCAATGGCAGGTGCAGTCACACACAGATGGTAAAGTCCCAATTGGCCAACTGTCCCTTGGTCTCGTAGTTTGGAGAGTTTTATTCATAGAGTAGTGCTGTGAGGCATGCAGCTGTCTGCCGCAGTCAGCGTCGGGGTGCAGTCAGCAGCCcccaaagaaaaatgaggaaattccCTCCCGGAGAGAAGAACGTCTAGGGTAGCACCCACATCCAACAGATTCTGCGGTAACCAGTCTGAAAGCTTTCCTTGGCCTATGGAAAGCAGCGCCTTTTCCCTGTCATCACCACCTTTGTCCCCACTCCCGTAGTCTTATCTTTGCTACTTCAGTACTTTCTTCCTTTAGTTTAGCAAAAAGATCttctaaaactaaaaatgagtttttttgtCCGATGAAAACTTCCCTCCAAGCACCAAAGGAACAAAACTTTGTTCTGTCCTACCACAGAAGTCTGGGTGTCTAATGAAACAATAATAGTGGCCACTGGGTACTTAGGCCGTGCAGCATACTTCATATGGGTTAACTCACAAGTTCTGCCAACTGGTCCATGTCATACCCCCATGAAACAGAGGAAGAAATGGGTTCTTGGAGAGGTCAAGTGACgtgtccaaggtcacatggctggtCAGTGGGAGAACCAACACAGGACCCTGTGTTTGTCTGACATACTGTGCATACATGAATAAAATCAGAGCGAATCAAAAGTTCCTTTCTTAGcctatattctgttccattaattcGTTGgctttattttccactttaattTCAGAGAGCaaatatacaaggtaaaattaGAGTTCCAAGTTG
This Nycticebus coucang isolate mNycCou1 chromosome 1, mNycCou1.pri, whole genome shotgun sequence DNA region includes the following protein-coding sequences:
- the LOC128583552 gene encoding S-methylmethionine--homocysteine S-methyltransferase BHMT2 isoform X1, producing MAPAGRPGAKKGILERLDGGEVVVGDGSFLITLEKRGYVKAGLWTPEAVVEHPAAVRQLHMEFLRAGSNVMQTFTFSASEDNMESKWEDVNAVACDLAREVASKGDALVAGGICQTSVYKYHKDEARIKKLFRQQLEVFTRKNVDFLIAEYFEHVEEAVWAVEVLKESGKPVAATMCIGPAGDMHEVAPGECAERLVKAGAAIVGVNCRFGPGTSLKTVGLMKEGLGAAGLKAHLMDWSPELPPDGTYKSMPERPTTWGSGTLAGAVDLSPTTSGQSQRSWPQKGDFCLWLLKNMAAGEVASICTPNPGFEQGLEGSIGKICCQLQADLSVLHSQSQTSKGTVKENTEIIDQKEVVLKPHLASLLTFLLSLLCCLPLLRPQLDGCLHAEFLL
- the LOC128583552 gene encoding S-methylmethionine--homocysteine S-methyltransferase BHMT2 isoform X2; the protein is MAPAGRPGAKKGILERLDGGEVVVGDGSFLITLEKRGYVKAGLWTPEAVVEHPAAVRQLHMEFLRAGSNVMQTFTFSASEDNMESKWEDVNAVACDLAREVASKGDALVAGGICQTSVYKYHKDEARIKKLFRQQLEVFTRKNVDFLIAEYFEHVEEAVWAVEVLKESGKPVAATMCIGPAGDMHEVAPGECAERLVKAGAAIVGVNCRFGPGTSLKTVGLMKEGLGAAGLKAHLMVQSLGFHTPDCGKGGFVDLPEYPFGLEPRVATRWDIQKYAREAYNLGVRYIGGCCGFEPYHIRAIAEELAPERGFLPLASEKHGSWGSSLNMHTKPWIRARARREYWENLLPASGRPFCPSLSKPDV